One region of Juglans regia cultivar Chandler chromosome 4, Walnut 2.0, whole genome shotgun sequence genomic DNA includes:
- the LOC108986418 gene encoding probable purine permease 4 translates to MENSIQVHDQDHKSKTSKRYLPLLVVNYLLLFVGSVSSSLLSKFYFNHKGSSRWLSTWVQSAGFPLLLFTIYLPYLLKCTERRPFTCFTPKILILSIFIGLMLGLNNLLFSWGNSYLPVSTSSLILSSQLVFNLIFSFIIVKQKITFSNLNSVLLLTLSSVLLALDSRHDRSNGLTHAKYFIGFFCTIGAGLLFALYLPVMEMIYKKVYCYQMVMEMQLVMEVAATALASTGMALDGGFSEMKTESQRVFDKGPTAYWVTVFFNVLTWQLCFLGTAGMVFLTSSLTGGICMTALLATNVLGGVLVYGDEFGGVKAVSTVLCCWGFCSYVYGLYVKTKEEKREEEKTNQRMEMVHRVNDSV, encoded by the coding sequence ATGGAGAACTCGATCCAAGTGCATGATCAAGACCACAAATCAAAGACAAGCAAGCGATATTTGCCCCTTTTGGTGGTGAATTACCTCCTCCTTTTTGTGGGTTCGGTTTCTTCTTCCCTGCTCTCCAAGTTCTATTTCAACCACAAGGGCTCAAGCAGATGGCTCTCCACATGGGTTCAATCCGCTGGGTTTCCTCTCCTTCTCTTTACCATTTATCTCCCTTATCTCCTCAAATGCACTGAGAGACGACCCTTCACTTGCTTCACTCCAAAGATCTTGATCTTGTCAATCTTCATAGGCCTCATGTTAGGCCTAAACAATCTCCTCTTCTCCTGGGGAAATTCTTATCTACCCGTCTCTACCTCATCTCTCATATTATCCTCCCAGTTGGTtttcaatctcatattttcctttatcattGTCAAGCAAAAGATCACATTCTCGAATCTCAACTCTGTGCTTCTCTTAACCCTGAGCTCTGTGCTCTTAGCCTTGGATTCCAGACACGACAGATCAAACGGCTTAACCCAtgccaaatatttcataggctTCTTTTGCACAATAGGTGCCGGTTTGCTGTTTGCTCTCTATCTTCCCGTCATGGAGATGATCTACAAGAAAGTTTACTGCTACCAGATGGTGATGGAAATGCAGCTCGTGATGGAGGTCGCTGCCACGGCATTGGCGAGCACTGGGATGGCGTTGGACGGCGGATTCTCCGAAATGAAGACAGAAAGCCAAAGGGTATTCGACAAAGGGCCAACCGCGTACTGGGTGACGGTGTTTTTCAACGTACTGACATGGCAGCTGTGCTTTCTGGGCACAGCAGGGATGGTTTTCTTGACATCTTCATTAACCGGAGGAATCTGCATGACAGCCTTGCTGGCCACGAACGTGCTGGGAGGAGTTTTGGTGTATGGAGATGAGTTTGGAGGCGTAAAGGCGGTGTCGACAGTGCTGTGTTGTTGGGGGTTTTGTTCATATGTGTATGGTTTGTACGTGAAGACGAAGGAGGAgaaaagagaggaggagaaaacCAATCAAAGGATGGAGATGGTTCATAGGGTTAATGATAGCGTTTGA